A stretch of Planococcus citri chromosome 5, ihPlaCitr1.1, whole genome shotgun sequence DNA encodes these proteins:
- the LOC135847439 gene encoding uncharacterized protein LOC135847439, producing MTEILPVIYDIAQPTPISLKELSAIAVSLEIWCNRIREYRMNGTIEKFDPLSWVNIPSKFVLPDLPSSIYDFIDEYLPRFGFSAFTWLTNHNRSVFQLHRNHKNSILEVFDDFILDYNGTFNFARTAERMMYCDGLSEAEKFAIACTYFFEDDIRRIWPSVCERFDLNSIDFGDCPQLYYWICCLRNETNKIPNQGNSSVDKVMLDHHMVANRPSLEYFWNRVSEENRMRKAIDTCKRDTKLLVTFVLSKLNSQQLDEFANTNGVLLILELLKKRNRGCWLVLPAWWYIRDRMNESTLEKLVVNMLKLEGVEFFYPYATIVPKIWLHHSSEIWNSVPPNLKPTIVKYILSDTTIFEQMFGLRSRRFVGFLLTIISCGTFEQRSAFWHNCWVHLIEGTRSQDLSQIMKLCFKNEEEIAQFKDNILAESENVRLLCSDLLSFGMLDELNDLVDFCWREVRIAKTFKKQLLRSTLVDKNNRIIVCLIANNFEEFRVFIDDVVDNADEWYDFQNLLTVRLSKCKNLDF from the coding sequence ATGACTGAAATACTACCTGTCATCTACGATATTGCTCAACCAACCCCCATCTCGTTGAAAGAACTATCTGCCATCGCCGTCAGCCTGGAAATCTGGTGCAATAGAATACGTGAGTATCGCATGAACGGCACCATAGAAAAATTTGATCCACTCAGTTGGGTCAATATCCCGTCAAAATTTGTGCTCCCAGATTTGCCATCgtcaatttatgattttatcGATGAATATTTGCCTAGATTTGGGTTTTCAGCGTTTACATGGCTTACTAATCACAACAGAAGTGTATTCCAATTGCACCGCaaccataaaaattcaattttggaagtgTTTGACGATTTCATCCTCGATTACAATGGCACTTTCAACTTTGCCAGAacagccgaacgtatgatgTATTGTGATGGACTTAGTGAGGCTGAGAAATTCGCCATAgcttgtacgtattttttcgaagacgatatcagACGAATTTGGCCATCTGTATGTGAGAGGTTTGACTTGAATAGTATCGACTTTGGTGATTGCCCGCAATTGTATTATTGGATATGCTGTCTCAGAAACGAAACGAATAAGATACCTAACCAAGGAAACAGCTCTGTTGACAAAGTTATGCTTGACCATCACATGGTTGCGAATAGACCATCTCTCGAGTATTTCTGGAATCGGGTATCTGAGGAAAATCGAATGCGAAAAGCCATAGACACTTGCAAACGTGATACGAAATTGTTAGTTACATTCGTGCTATCAAAACTGAACAGTCAACAGCTCGATGAATTTGCAAATACAAATGGTGTCCTATTAATACTGGAGCTGTTGAAGAAACGAAACCGTGGTTGCTGGTTAGTTTTACCGGCGTGGTGGTATATTAGAGACAGAATGAACGAAAGCACTCTTGAGAAACTGGTTGTTAACATGTTAAAACTTGAAGGAGTTGAATTCTTCTACCCTTATGCGACCATAGTACCCAAGATTTGGTTGCATCATAGTTCGGAAATTTGGAACAGCGTCCCGCCTAATTTAAAACCAACCATAGTCAAATATATTTTATCCGACacgacaatttttgaacaaatgttTGGTTTGAGGAGTAGACGTTTCGTTGGCTTCCTGTTGACTATTATATCCTGTGGTACTTTTGAGCAGAGGAGCGCATTTTGGCATAACTGCTGGGTTCATTTGATCGAAGGCACCCGAAGTCAAGATTTGAGTCAAATAATGAAACTTTGCTTTAAAAACGAAGAAGAAATTGCACAGTTCAAGGATAACATTTTAGCTGAAAGTGAAAATGTGCGTCTCTTGTGTAGCGATTTACTTAGTTTTGGGATGTTGGACGAATTGAACGATTTGGTGGACTTTTGTTGGCGCGAAGTACGAATAGCGAAGACTTTCAAGAAGCAGCTGCTGCGATCAACTCTTGTCGATAAAAATAATCGTATTATCGTTTGTTTAATTGCCAACAACTTTGAAGAATTCCGTGTATTTATCGACGATGTAGTTGACAACGCCGATGAATGGTATGATTTCCAAAATCTACTGACTGTTCGATTGTCCAAATGTAAAAACCTTGATTTTTAA